In one Methylobacterium sp. SyP6R genomic region, the following are encoded:
- a CDS encoding ABC transporter substrate-binding protein, with protein sequence MPFLRRAVGALAVALGLATSAAHAETGEVRFTRQPGLIYMPMVLAEQQRLVEKHVASAGLGDVKVSWVTLTSGGASVDALISGNVDFVTSGATNLLLAWDRTRGEVKGLAASAGAPMMLVTRNPAVKTLADFSAKDRIAVPTVKVSAQAVMLQIAAERQFGEAGRNKLDALTVQLGHPDAVGALLGGTSEVNSHFSLPPYQQIELKDPKIHVVLNSYDVVGGPLSNAIVFGRGKFMDQNPKTTAAVLAAIDEANALIRDDPNKAAEIYLAATKEKFTPDELVAMMKQPGVVFSATPYGTMLQADHLAKAGVLKNRPKAWTDFFAKAVHDRPGT encoded by the coding sequence ATGCCGTTCCTCAGGCGCGCCGTCGGCGCGCTGGCCGTCGCGCTCGGCCTCGCCACCTCCGCCGCCCATGCCGAGACCGGCGAGGTGCGCTTCACCCGCCAGCCCGGCCTGATCTACATGCCGATGGTGCTGGCCGAGCAGCAGCGCCTGGTCGAGAAGCACGTCGCGTCGGCCGGCCTCGGCGACGTGAAGGTGAGCTGGGTCACGCTGACCAGCGGCGGCGCCTCGGTCGATGCGCTGATCTCCGGCAACGTCGATTTCGTCACCAGCGGCGCCACCAACCTGCTGCTCGCCTGGGACCGCACCCGCGGCGAGGTGAAGGGGCTGGCGGCCTCGGCCGGCGCGCCGATGATGCTCGTCACCCGCAACCCGGCGGTGAAGACGCTGGCCGATTTCTCGGCGAAGGACCGGATCGCGGTGCCGACCGTGAAGGTCTCCGCGCAAGCGGTGATGCTCCAGATCGCCGCCGAGCGCCAGTTCGGCGAGGCCGGCCGCAACAAGCTCGACGCGCTCACCGTGCAGCTCGGCCATCCCGACGCGGTCGGCGCGCTGCTGGGGGGCACCAGCGAGGTCAACAGCCACTTCTCGCTGCCGCCCTACCAGCAGATCGAGCTGAAGGACCCGAAGATCCACGTCGTGCTCAATTCCTACGACGTGGTCGGCGGGCCGTTGAGCAACGCCATCGTGTTCGGCCGCGGCAAGTTCATGGACCAGAACCCGAAGACCACCGCCGCGGTCCTCGCCGCCATCGACGAGGCCAACGCGCTGATCCGCGACGACCCGAACAAGGCCGCCGAGATCTACCTGGCGGCGACCAAGGAGAAGTTCACGCCCGACGAACTCGTCGCGATGATGAAGCAGCCCGGCGTCGTCTTCTCGGCCACGCCCTACGGCACGATGCTCCAGGCCGACCACCTGGCCAAGGCCGGCGTGCTGAAGAACCGGCCGAAGGCATGGACCGACTTCTTCGCCAAGGCGGTGCACGACCGGCCGGGCACCTGA
- a CDS encoding DUF6356 family protein: MSRLSFSEHPAAVGETYVEHMGVATSFGLSMIAGGLACLVHGILPFAFTSTGSRTILRLHDRMVANRTRAAHHRTETSSAVSA, from the coding sequence ATGTCGAGGCTGTCCTTCTCCGAGCACCCGGCCGCCGTCGGCGAGACCTATGTCGAGCATATGGGCGTCGCCACCAGCTTCGGGCTCAGCATGATCGCCGGCGGGCTCGCCTGCCTCGTCCACGGCATCCTGCCCTTCGCCTTCACCTCGACCGGCTCGCGCACGATCCTCCGCCTGCACGACCGCATGGTGGCGAACCGCACGCGCGCCGCCCATCATCGGACCGAGACCTCCTCCGCCGTCTCGGCCTGA
- a CDS encoding Lrp/AsnC family transcriptional regulator: MDEFDRKILLCLQENAAESLEAIAARVGLSASPCWRRIQKLEAQGVIQRRVALLDPDRMRVGVTVFVSVRTNRHNADWAERFCAAVAQIPEVVEFYRMSGEIDYLLRIVVPDIAAYDRVYKRLIQSVELYDVSSAFAMERIKYTTALPVTYAK, from the coding sequence GTGGACGAGTTCGACCGGAAAATCCTGTTGTGCCTCCAGGAGAACGCGGCCGAGTCGCTCGAGGCGATCGCCGCCCGGGTCGGCCTGTCGGCCTCGCCGTGCTGGCGGCGGATCCAGAAGCTGGAGGCGCAAGGGGTGATCCAGCGCCGGGTGGCGCTCCTCGATCCCGACCGGATGCGGGTCGGCGTCACGGTGTTCGTCTCGGTGCGGACCAACCGGCACAATGCCGACTGGGCCGAACGTTTCTGCGCCGCCGTGGCGCAGATCCCCGAAGTGGTCGAGTTCTACCGCATGAGCGGCGAGATCGACTACTTGCTGCGCATCGTCGTGCCCGACATCGCGGCTTATGACCGGGTCTACAAGCGGCTGATCCAGTCGGTCGAACTCTACGATGTCAGTTCGGCCTTCGCGATGGAGCGAATCAAGTACACCACCGCCCTGCCGGTGACTTACGCTAAGTAA
- a CDS encoding MDR family MFS transporter — protein sequence MTTSRTTRRPLVIAAVMAAMAMVAIEATIISTAMPGIVGELGGLSLYAWVFSGFLLTQTAATIVFGKLADIHGRKPVLLTGIAVFLAASVMCGFAWSMPAMIAFRLIQGIGAGAIQPVSLTIVGDLYSAQERGRIQGFLASVWAISAVVGPVAGGFIIAHASWSWIFWINLPVGLVASGLFIAFLHEGERRERRPVDAAGAALFTLTVAALMVALTEAGEARWTIVGIAAGLGIVAALLLAFQERRAREPVIDAALWRRRPIAAANATSLLAGMALIGLTTFLPMYVQGVLGQTPIVAGMALTVMVLGWPMGATLAARSIHRFSLRRILVTGSLMLPLGAIAVVTLQPGSHPVQAGAGSLIMGFGMGLVSNASLMLIQEIVPWTQRGSATASNIFSRNLGSTLGATVFGAVLNHGLSAAGSTVTADSLQQALAAGGLPGEAETVRLVLQHALHQTFWAVLIISAAAFATALLVPHVALGRAREVPAE from the coding sequence ATGACCACCTCCCGGACGACGCGCCGTCCCCTCGTGATCGCCGCCGTCATGGCGGCGATGGCCATGGTGGCGATCGAGGCGACCATCATCTCGACGGCGATGCCCGGCATCGTCGGCGAGCTCGGCGGGCTGTCGCTCTATGCCTGGGTGTTTTCCGGCTTCCTCCTGACCCAGACCGCCGCCACCATCGTGTTCGGCAAGCTCGCCGACATCCATGGGCGCAAGCCCGTGCTGCTCACCGGCATCGCGGTGTTCCTGGCGGCCTCGGTCATGTGCGGCTTCGCCTGGTCGATGCCGGCGATGATCGCCTTCCGGCTGATCCAGGGCATCGGCGCGGGCGCGATCCAGCCGGTCTCGCTCACCATCGTGGGCGACCTCTACTCCGCGCAGGAGCGCGGGCGGATCCAGGGCTTCCTCGCCAGCGTCTGGGCGATCTCGGCGGTGGTCGGGCCGGTTGCGGGTGGCTTCATCATCGCGCACGCCTCGTGGTCGTGGATCTTCTGGATCAATCTGCCGGTCGGCCTCGTCGCGAGCGGGCTGTTCATCGCCTTCCTGCACGAGGGCGAGCGGCGCGAGCGCCGGCCGGTCGATGCGGCGGGCGCCGCCCTGTTCACCCTGACGGTCGCGGCCCTGATGGTGGCCCTGACCGAGGCCGGCGAGGCACGCTGGACGATCGTCGGCATCGCCGCCGGGCTCGGGATCGTGGCGGCCTTGCTGCTGGCGTTCCAGGAGCGGCGGGCGCGGGAGCCGGTGATCGACGCCGCGCTCTGGCGCCGCCGGCCGATCGCCGCCGCCAATGCCACCTCGCTGCTGGCCGGCATGGCGCTGATCGGGCTCACCACCTTCCTGCCGATGTACGTCCAGGGCGTGCTCGGGCAGACACCGATCGTCGCCGGCATGGCGCTCACCGTGATGGTGCTCGGCTGGCCGATGGGCGCGACGCTGGCGGCGCGCTCCATCCACCGCTTCAGCCTGCGCCGCATCCTGGTCACCGGCAGCCTGATGCTGCCGCTCGGCGCCATCGCCGTCGTGACGCTCCAGCCCGGCAGCCACCCGGTCCAGGCCGGGGCCGGCTCGCTGATCATGGGCTTCGGCATGGGGCTGGTCAGCAACGCCTCCCTGATGCTGATCCAGGAGATCGTGCCCTGGACCCAGCGCGGCAGCGCCACCGCCTCGAACATCTTCTCGCGCAACCTCGGCAGCACGCTCGGCGCCACGGTGTTCGGCGCGGTGCTCAACCACGGGCTCTCGGCGGCGGGTAGCACCGTCACGGCGGACAGCCTCCAGCAGGCCCTGGCGGCGGGCGGCCTGCCGGGCGAGGCCGAGACCGTGCGGCTGGTGCTCCAGCACGCCCTGCACCAGACCTTCTGGGCGGTGCTGATCATCTCCGCGGCGGCCTTCGCCACGGCGCTCCTGGTGCCGCACGTGGCCCTCGGGCGGGCGCGCGAGGTGCCGGCGGAGTAG
- a CDS encoding tyrosine recombinase XerC, producing MSDADPVDLLLPGAPDVRAAAITWLEGMASERRLSPNTVEAYRRDLRQFLAHLAKGGRNPDIPTLIGLKPRDVRGFMASRRQDGVGGRSLMRALAGLRSFARHLDREGHGSVAALSAVRSPKVERRLPRPLPVAAAVAMASPDIRAGEDRPAWVLARDAAVLALLYGSGLRISEALGLTRRDAPIDGVDAVTVVGKGQKTRSVPAIAQVQAAVEEYLKLCPYALPPEGPLFVGAKGGPLSPRIVQLAVASMRGALGLPSTATPHALRHSFASHLLARQGDLRAIQELLGHASLATTQVYTKVDAARLLDAFDAAHPRARAS from the coding sequence ATGTCCGACGCAGACCCCGTCGACCTGCTGCTGCCCGGCGCCCCCGACGTGCGGGCGGCGGCCATTACCTGGCTCGAAGGAATGGCCTCGGAGCGGCGCCTGTCGCCCAATACCGTCGAGGCCTATCGGCGCGATCTGCGCCAGTTCCTCGCCCACCTGGCCAAGGGGGGCCGGAATCCCGACATCCCGACCCTGATCGGGCTCAAGCCCCGGGACGTGCGCGGCTTCATGGCGTCGCGGCGCCAGGACGGCGTCGGCGGGCGCAGCCTGATGCGGGCACTCGCCGGCTTGCGCTCGTTTGCCCGCCACCTCGACCGGGAGGGCCATGGCAGCGTCGCGGCTTTGTCGGCGGTGCGCTCGCCCAAGGTCGAGCGGCGCCTGCCCCGTCCGCTTCCCGTCGCCGCCGCGGTCGCGATGGCGAGTCCCGACATCCGCGCCGGCGAGGACCGCCCGGCCTGGGTGCTGGCCCGCGACGCCGCGGTGCTGGCGCTCCTCTACGGCTCGGGCCTGCGCATCTCGGAGGCGCTCGGCCTCACGCGGCGCGATGCGCCCATCGATGGGGTCGACGCCGTGACGGTGGTCGGCAAGGGCCAGAAGACCCGCAGCGTGCCGGCCATCGCCCAGGTCCAGGCCGCGGTGGAGGAGTACCTGAAACTCTGCCCCTACGCCCTGCCGCCGGAGGGTCCGCTCTTCGTCGGTGCCAAGGGCGGTCCGCTCTCGCCGCGCATCGTGCAACTCGCCGTCGCGTCGATGCGGGGCGCGCTGGGGCTGCCTTCGACCGCGACGCCGCACGCGCTACGCCACTCCTTCGCCAGCCACCTGCTCGCCCGCCAGGGCGACCTCAGGGCGATCCAGGAACTCCTGGGCCACGCCTCCCTGGCGACGACGCAGGTCTACACCAAGGTCGATGCCGCCCGCCTGCTCGACGCCTTCGACGCCGCCCATCCGCGGGCGCGGGCTTCTTGA
- a CDS encoding aldose 1-epimerase family protein yields MTDTVEIRHRATAARLALAGAEPVSWRVGGTEYLWSGDPAHWNRHAPWLFPVVGASAGGAVTVAGTSYPMAQHGFARDSRFTVVAQAEDSVTLRLTDTPESRQSYPFAFRLDVTATVTDGALTFACEVHNPGSEPLPYGLGFHPAFPWPFAGGERVAGGGYAVHFAHPERPAVPEVGPGGLLVRSERALPLAGDTLPLDPEMFTEALVFLNARSRAMRFTAPSGATIALEVEDFPHLAVWTKPTAPFLSLECWTGHADWMGFSGELAERDSQRLLAPGASARHGVTLRFTPA; encoded by the coding sequence ATGACCGACACCGTCGAGATCCGCCACCGCGCCACCGCCGCCCGCCTCGCCCTCGCCGGCGCCGAGCCGGTCTCCTGGCGGGTCGGCGGCACCGAGTACCTGTGGTCGGGCGATCCGGCGCACTGGAACCGGCACGCGCCCTGGCTCTTCCCGGTCGTCGGCGCCTCCGCCGGGGGCGCCGTCACGGTGGCGGGCACGAGCTACCCGATGGCGCAGCACGGCTTTGCCCGCGACAGCCGCTTCACGGTGGTGGCGCAGGCCGAGGACAGCGTGACCCTGCGCCTGACCGACACGCCGGAATCCCGTCAGTCCTATCCGTTCGCCTTCCGCCTCGACGTCACCGCCACGGTGACCGACGGGGCACTGACCTTCGCCTGCGAGGTCCATAATCCCGGCTCCGAGCCGCTGCCCTACGGCCTCGGCTTCCACCCGGCCTTTCCCTGGCCCTTCGCCGGCGGCGAACGGGTGGCCGGGGGCGGCTACGCGGTGCACTTCGCGCATCCCGAGCGGCCGGCGGTGCCGGAGGTCGGGCCCGGCGGGCTGCTGGTGCGCAGCGAGCGGGCCTTGCCCCTCGCCGGCGACACCCTGCCCCTCGATCCCGAGATGTTCACCGAGGCGCTGGTGTTCCTGAACGCCCGCAGCCGGGCGATGCGCTTCACCGCTCCCTCCGGCGCGACCATCGCCCTGGAGGTCGAGGACTTCCCGCATCTCGCGGTCTGGACCAAGCCGACGGCGCCGTTCCTGTCCCTCGAATGCTGGACCGGCCACGCCGACTGGATGGGTTTCTCCGGCGAGCTGGCGGAGCGCGATTCGCAACGCCTGCTGGCGCCGGGCGCGAGCGCCCGCCACGGCGTCACCTTGCGCTTCACCCCCGCCTGA
- a CDS encoding DEAD/DEAH box helicase: protein MPFPVLPAPLAKALADRGYEDPTPVQAAVLEPETEGRDLVVSAQTGSGKTVAYGLALARTLLGDAEMLPAPGAPLALVIAPTRELALQVHRELSWLYGPAGARVVSCVGGMDPRRESRWLADGVHIVVGTPGRLRDHLERRNLDPSALRAVVLDEADEMLDLGFREDLEFILGTTPSERRTLLFSATLPKAIVALAESYQRDAKRIAVVGETKAHADIEYRAFRILPRETELVVVNTLRQIEARTAIVFCNTRNSVRHLQAVLTERGFQAVALSGELGQGERNAALQALRDGRARVCVATDVAARGIDLPGLGLVIHAELPNDAEVMQHRSGRTGRAGRKGISVLLVPPSRRRRAEELMVRANVVPVWSGPPPADEIRALDQERLLQDPLVTDEVSDEDRAMAQSLLAQRSAEDLAAALVRAYRSRLPAPEEVTDPGFTTGRGATTKRETTPRDGPRAPFGSSVWFRLNVGRRDNADPRRLLPMLCRRGDVTREEIGAIRIFDRETKFEVRGGAAERFAHTFPRTGPADLQVEALAGGEAEVPPRPRQPRRSNNARRG, encoded by the coding sequence GTGCCTTTTCCTGTTCTACCCGCCCCCCTCGCCAAGGCCCTCGCCGACCGCGGCTACGAAGACCCGACGCCGGTCCAGGCCGCCGTCCTCGAGCCCGAGACCGAGGGGCGCGACCTCGTCGTCTCGGCCCAGACCGGCTCCGGCAAGACCGTCGCCTACGGCCTCGCTCTCGCCCGCACCCTCCTCGGCGACGCCGAGATGCTGCCCGCGCCCGGCGCGCCGCTCGCGCTGGTGATCGCGCCGACCCGCGAGCTGGCGCTCCAGGTCCACCGCGAGCTGTCCTGGCTCTACGGCCCGGCCGGCGCCCGCGTCGTCTCCTGCGTCGGCGGCATGGACCCGCGGCGCGAGAGCCGCTGGCTCGCCGACGGCGTCCACATCGTGGTCGGCACTCCGGGCCGCTTGCGCGACCATCTCGAGCGCCGCAACCTCGACCCGTCGGCCTTGCGCGCCGTGGTGCTCGACGAGGCCGACGAGATGCTCGACCTCGGCTTCCGCGAGGATCTGGAGTTCATCCTCGGCACGACGCCGTCCGAGCGGCGCACCCTGCTGTTCTCCGCCACCCTGCCGAAGGCCATCGTGGCGCTCGCCGAGTCCTACCAGCGCGATGCGAAGCGGATCGCGGTGGTCGGCGAGACCAAGGCGCATGCCGACATCGAGTACCGCGCCTTCCGCATCCTGCCGCGGGAGACGGAACTGGTGGTGGTCAACACTCTGCGCCAGATCGAGGCGCGCACCGCGATCGTGTTCTGCAACACCCGCAATTCCGTGCGCCACCTCCAGGCGGTGCTGACCGAGCGCGGCTTCCAGGCCGTGGCGCTCTCGGGCGAGCTCGGCCAGGGCGAGCGCAACGCCGCCCTCCAGGCCCTGCGCGATGGCCGCGCGCGGGTCTGCGTCGCCACCGACGTCGCCGCCCGCGGCATCGACCTGCCGGGGCTCGGCCTCGTCATCCATGCCGAGCTGCCCAACGATGCGGAAGTGATGCAGCACCGCTCCGGCCGCACCGGCCGGGCCGGGCGCAAGGGCATCAGCGTGCTGCTGGTGCCGCCGTCCCGCCGCCGCCGGGCCGAGGAGCTGATGGTGCGGGCGAACGTGGTGCCGGTCTGGTCCGGCCCGCCGCCGGCCGACGAGATCCGCGCCCTCGACCAGGAGCGCCTGCTCCAGGACCCGCTCGTCACCGACGAGGTGAGCGACGAGGACCGCGCCATGGCCCAGTCGCTGCTCGCCCAGCGCTCGGCCGAGGATCTCGCCGCCGCCCTGGTGCGGGCCTACCGCTCGCGCCTGCCGGCGCCCGAGGAGGTCACCGATCCGGGCTTCACCACCGGCCGCGGCGCGACGACCAAGCGCGAGACCACCCCGCGGGACGGCCCGCGCGCCCCGTTCGGGTCGAGTGTGTGGTTCCGCCTCAATGTCGGCCGGCGCGACAACGCCGATCCGCGCCGCCTGCTGCCGATGCTGTGCCGCCGCGGCGACGTGACCCGCGAGGAGATCGGCGCGATCCGCATCTTCGACCGCGAGACCAAGTTCGAGGTTCGCGGCGGCGCCGCCGAGCGCTTCGCCCACACCTTCCCGCGCACCGGCCCGGCCGACCTCCAGGTCGAGGCCCTGGCCGGGGGCGAGGCCGAGGTCCCGCCGCGTCCCCGCCAGCCCCGGCGCAGCAACAACGCCCGGCGGGGGTGA